CAAGGTAGACTGCAAGAATATTCAGCAGTTACACACTTAATTACAAGGTGTACATCCAGGTGTGTGATATTGAGAATTTGTCTGGTTACAATGTGACCCGGACCCTGGCACGTGTTTGCACTTGACTTGCTCCCTACTCCGTAGTCTCAATTTCCTGGAGTGACGTCGTCGTTCGCAAGACTAgctaacagtagctagctaatGTCAAATCTAACATGTTCTATATATGCTTGCTGTTTAGATCAGGCTAAGACATTTAGAAGATTCATGTGGCTTGTACACATACATAGCTAGGAAACCACACACCCTCTAAAGTCAATAGCACTGCAGTATATtagctatctaacgttagctacttGAAACTCACCTGaccattagctagctaacgttaacttggCTGAGCTGTCCACTGATTTGATCAATCAAGTTACTAAGTAACTATGGTATCAATTTACATCGATATGCAACTGTTATGTGTGTGAAAAGCAACCTTACTATTCACGCGACATCGGCGTAAACAAGTCCCATTCACCTTGGCATTTAAGCTAGTTAGCTTGCTGGATAACTTAACTATGTAGCTATGCCATTAGCTACTGCATTATAACGTTACTGAAACTGGCTAACCCCTACTGCCCGTTCTGAATTTTACTGCACTAAGAAAACAATGTACTAAAATACAACCCAAATAACACATTCGCTAACTAGCATCACTACTATTAGTAAGGTAATTATATCTACAGTAATAGTTAATGTTACAAAAGGAATTTCGCTAACGTTACTCTGGTTCGCTTTAAGTTATCTGGCTAGTTAGCTAATAGCGTACTAAGCCGTGTTGGTGTTATGCTCTGTCACGCCGTTAGCTAACAGCTAACGTTAACGTTGCCGCGTTAGTTGCAATGCGAAGAGGACAATAAAATACAATTCCACGAAAACAACACGTCACAGCCTCACTATCTACACTTCACCGTGATCCTGGGGAAATCACCAACCATTTACAAATATTTGTGCCAGGCAACAACACTCACTTGGCAGTCAACGGGTGTCCAGTTTATCGCGGCGGTTACAGGGGCTGTTACCCTCTTCGCTCCGCTGTTTTCTAACCACCTTTCGCCATCTTTACCAAACGACCAGAGTCTCGTATTGGTCACGTGACGTTTAGCCCGAGAGCTGGAATTTTCAGGCGCGAATTCCTAGCACTCCGTCGATAAAAAAGGATATCCAAGTGGTCGCGGGGCGTCCGTTGGCGATCAGCAATCGATAAAGAAAAGAATGTTGACATTTCAAGCACAATTTTAAACCTTACAGATTCCAGAAACAGAGTGCTAAACCCTCGTCACGTGACCGCGTGAAGTCTTTGAAGGAAGTGACGTCCAGTCGACGTTTCCTCATTATGCAAAATATGTCATTGGGAACCCCCATTTTGGTAAGGTCAGGGTAAAACATTTGCTACGTTATTAGAGATCTGTGTGACATGATTTCAAATCATGACGGCGTTAAGGTCTAATCCTTTGTGCTGCATGTTTATATATTGcacaaatcaatcaatcagtagTAAACCAATCTAAATCATAAAGAGACCCAAAAAGCAAACAGCAGCATAGAGGCAAGGAAAATCTCCCTGGAAAGTCGAAACCTTGAGAAGGACCACTCAGATGGTGACCTCCCCGGCTGCATTACTTCATGCTCTTAATAGCATCAATAATAAACAGAAAATATATGATATATAATAGAATAATATTTTACACAATCATTCAATGTTATACCGTGCAGTGTCAAAAGGTAATTCTTTAATGAGGATGATGATAATGATTCATGTTGATTAATTAACTCCCCAAAACAATGTTAGACAGCGCCGCCTGCTGGCTCTGCTTTAGAACTTATCGTCCCTTTAAATGTTACATGGCTCCCTCCTTGAATGAGTTACATTAAAACATGGCGGAGGGGAGGAACTGTGGAAACTGCCTGGGCTGAataatttcaaaggaaaacataCAAAAGTGACCTTTGTGGAGACGGAGGAGAGTGTACGAAGGCAGCAGAGGTGGGATGACTGTTGTATGACGCTGGGGACATACGGGGAGACACGGCTTCTGGATATTGTTTTACTGCAACAGAAGAGTGGACCTGAAGCCTTTTTCGcataaatacaaaaaacaaaacaatccaGAAATGAACGGGGTAAGTTGGCTGTAACAATTCGTCAAATGTGTACTTTGTTATTTTACAAAAAAATAGGTTACATTAATGTAGGACAATAGAGGGGAGTGGATTGTTATTTCTATGCTAGTTAGGTATTTGTTTTTAACGTTACTTGATCAATGTCCAACATTGCATGATGTTAGCTAGcatggttagctagctaactatacgTTATTCTCCCTACTCCAGCTAGCTACTCCTATCGGTTGAATAAGCGAATGGTCGAAATAAAAAGTTAGTCGCTTTTAGTGGGCGAGGCATTTGTAACTCATATATACAGCCACGTTTGCATGTTCTCGAAAACAACATGTTTGTCACAAATAATGTGAATAAGCGAACGGTCGAGCTAACAACCAGGAGGCCCGTATGTTGTGCGGGTGTATTTAGTCATAGTTAGCCAAATTAGGTTGCTGGCTGGCGTCACTGCTAGTGTATTGACACAGGTCTCCTCTTTTTCATGAGACCAGGTCAGGTGACATCCAGACATTACTCAACAGTTGTTATCGTCGAATGTCCTCGACATTAACCTTTTTGGAAAATTAATTTCAACGTTGTGTTAATTTACATGGTTGACGTttccacacacacagcaacagcaAATGATTGATGGTTTCCACCTCTTCCTTTGACAGGATATGGTACTAAACagccactccatcactctcctggGCCACAGCAAGTCCAAATCACCTGTCCGTGATGAGATGACCATCAAACTCATTCAGGAGGGAAAGTACGCTGGATGCTGCTCTATACAGAATGAAACACAGAGGCAAGCGGATGGTATGTAGTGTATTCATTGAACTACTGCAGCGCATGTCCTGTTCTTTCTATTTGCCTCTTTCCTGCAAATCTACACATTCTGCCAtcgggtggagagaaatgtttgcagttttaatatgatatctgagtgagagtgacttaacaaaatcaatggggccaTGTGGGTGGTAATTTGACCATGATTAGGCATTGCATGCCACCAGTTGCCCATACCTGGCCTAGATCAATGTGTATAGACATTTTGTGGCTTAGTGAATACTGAGTCAAATGTGTGTTATATCTGAGGCGCTGTGGGTTTAGTCTGTGGCATCTCGATATTCTTGTTTCCTCAGTTTTTGATTGCTTTGTACATTTAATGAAAAATGGGTTTATGTGAATGAGATGAAGACATTGACATGAACACTGTTATATCCTCATCTGACTTCCCCTTTGCTTGCCCCACCCAGCAGCCAGGAGACTGAACTCTGAGGCGGCATGCGTCCTGAAGCTGGCAGACGTGGAAGAGAGCCACAGCCAGTGGCCCTGCAGGACAGATGAGAACCAGCATCAGTCCTCCCAGCAGCTTCTCCACTTCTCCCCAGTCTCCTGCCTCCGTTCCCCAGCTgatgtctcctcccctcctgcccCCAGTAACATCACCCACACCCTACTCGCCAACAACACCGCTGCTCACCTCGCCAACCAGAGGAGGGACATCCGACGCAAGGCCAAAGGGAAGAAGTCAGCACTAAGAATGTAAGCTCTCACTGGATGTCACACACAATCACATTTTGTCAGGTGTTTTTATAGCTAAAAAACACTTGTTACAATAGCTAGGGACTGTCAAATGCATGCACTAAACTGGAGcatgtgaataattatgtaaaaagGGTGTATTATAATTGGAATTGGTGAACTGCAGAGTTTGTGCATCTCCCATGTGCACATATTCGGAGTGAACTGAACTTGAGGTAGTGGTGGCTTTGTGAGAATTGTTATTTCAATCAAAATACTACTCATTACAGAGTAAGCCATAAAGCTTCATATGATGCCATTTTTTTCTTCTCCCTTTTGTTTCATCTCAAAACCAGAGAGCAACCTCTGTCTGAAGTCCATAAAGCATATTGCATGGAACAAACAGTTACATGGTCAAGCAAGTTGATGTTTCCTACGTTTTCGGACCGCTAAACAGCTATTGACTTAGAACCAAACAGTTACTGCAAGTCAAAGAAAACCGGAGCTGcctctattccagcaccatttcaacatcaaatcacctatgcttacagtgacaactaaaagatggCAAAAACAATAGTCTAATCAATGTAAAATTGtgatatgatgtggctgtccatgctTCTGATTTCTGTTTGCGTGCACGTTCGTGAAAGTAGAAAAAATGCTTGCtcactagcctaacttcctttcatgagcaacgttagctagttaacgttagccttctacatctagttacatattgAACTTCTATTCTCTCAGGTAAGGggtagggctgtggtggtcatgagATTTCAtaagccggtgattgtcaagcaaataactcagtctcacggtaattgacagtTAACATAAACACATTAGCATCTCAtggcttccacacatagcctacaagccattttaaaagtctaataaagCCATGCAATATATCCTACACATCACAATAaacatgatttattttagactGGTCCAAAGAAGCACGATATggagaaaatgtagtctatttcagaagaacataaTAGCATTCTCTTGAGttgtcctgatctggctatgccaaatggctgtgggctacacgagttcatttagcagacaagatttgcataaaattccgtggcattattttgtAATATGAATtaaacaaagctgaataaaatatacatttctccaaacgatttgagtgAGTGTGCACATGTGGCTTTTCTGTGAGCAGTTAACAAATAAATAGTTACTCGTGTATGGTTCATTTTGAGTTATTAATATAACTTCAGTTGTTTTACAAAAGTTGGGCTGTATGTTTTGATGTTtgatacattgtaaggctgcatgatgagactctAATGATGATGATTTGGAAAAAAAAGTATCTTGAAAGGcttgagctctgctttgtttttgttttttttgcgcaggctgtacacaccatcagtctctcattcacaatttgacaagcacttgataatgaaTTTCACGGTGGCATAATGCACCTAAAAAAATCAATGCTGCATTGTGCCCTTCTCTGTGAGTGTGCAGCGCCTCTTACTCACATGGCTCAAATGGTGATAAtttatcattcacaagtgatagcctaatattgtcacccatcagacaattcttgatttaatcttgtctttactatATAGTAAAGAcggcgacggtgggtttgtgccattAGACGCCgttgttgcctgtgatgtctggtgaggacctgccttacaacaggcctacaagccctcagtccagcctctctcagcctattgcagacagtctgagcactggtggagggattgtgcgttcctggtgtaactcgtgcagttgttgttgccatcctgtacctggcccacaggtgtgatgttcagatgtactgatcctgtgcaggtgttgttacacgagGTCTGCCACTGctaggatgatcagctgtccgtcctgtctccctgtagcgctgtcttaggtgtctcacagtacggacattgcaatttattgccctggccacatctgcagtcctcatgcctccttgcagcacgcAAGGAACGTTCACACAAATGAGCAGGGAacttgggcatctttcttttggtgtttttcagagtcagtagaaaggcctctttagtgtcctaagttttcataactttgACCTTAAATGCCAacagtctgtaagctgtttgtgtcttaacgaactttccacaggtgcatgttcattgattgtttatggttcattgaacaagcatgggaaacggtgtttaaaccctttacaatgaaggtctgtgacgttaatttgtaaaaatccaaatctctttgaaagacagggtcctgaaaaagggcttTTTATTGAAATGTTTTAGTTTAGTTAATACAATGTTTTAAAGTTCCTTGTAGACCGGCCATGTGTAGCCAATGCGATTTTAAAGGACATTTATTTTGATCATGTTATTCTCTACCTGCAATGGTTTTTATTTGTTGACTTTATGTAGGTTATTTTTACATAGATGGCAATACAAGTTACTTTTAGGATTTTGAAATATGACTATTATAAATGAAATTGTTCcacaaatgtgcatatgaaaatcataactggcatgcAGATTGGTAGAAATAGTAAGATaaattggcactccaaatggaaaaggttgctgactcctggtgtagcctattacctACTGGCAACTTCAGGAGCATAACAGCCTAATCTGCCAAGGCCAGCAGCAGCGGGGAGGAAGAGGGTCAGGAACGttgtatttattttcatttttaaaaaaaattctcGTCCTGGTTAGGCGGTCTTGGTTTCTGGATCCCTCTTCAGTcatttgtatgttttaatgatttaatctgtgtgcttaaagcatcaagCAAGCTCAGTAGCCTACATGTATAAAATACAGTTTTTTAAAATGTCAATTTCTAAAGAACAGACCACTGTAGGTCGGGGACAGATATATAATTGATGTACCACAAAGGGCTGCAATGTCTGTCTGTTGGACACTTTGATAAGAACATGGCACATATGTACCCGTATATGTAAAAAATGGTGTTTGTTAATTAATGCTagttcatacattttttttaacagaGCAGTGAGCAGGAATTCCCAAAACCGCAAAGTAACCGACTACTATCCCATAAGGAGAAGCTCCAGGAAAAGCAAAGCGGAGTTGAAGGTGAGCGCAAAGTGCATTTATTACCTTGTAATATTTAAAGCATTGACCACTTCCATGCTGTTATATACAAAATATTTTGTGGTGTACTGTGCAGATTATTGAGAGATAAACAGACCTAGTGTGAAATGAGGGTCATGTGTGGaatgggtgcaactcaatattaggtgttcctaatgtttgtttTACCCAGTGTATATCCCCTGTCTGATTCCCAGTAGATCAGGGTTCCTCTCCTCCCGGGTGCACGTTTTgggttttgccctagcactacacaactggttcaaataaccaactcataaAGCTTTGTTTGcttcagctgtgtagtgctagggcaaaggCCAAAACGTGCACCTGGGGTGGACACTTGAAACCAGTTGTGTTTGGGTAGTGATGGACTGTGCCAAAATTGCTGAATGTTTTTTGTTTGCAATAAGGCTGGACCTCTATGATTGTTTCAGATGAGGTCTGTTTCAGAAGTTTGGCCAGTAGAGCAGGGGGTTCCCAAACCCTCTcactcggggggggggggctgctttCTGCATTATCCCACGTCCCCATGCACACACCATGTATATTTCTATGGGctcaagcactgttcatgacgaACTATTCACACCCTTTTTGTTGGTGGAGAGAATTTTGCAAGTTTTAATGCTTACTTCCTGCAATTCTGTACATTTttccatgtctaatgtgtattaatgtgatatttgagtgacaaattacaacaatatctatgggctaaaaaatataaaaaataaacacattagctgacatgggctagttgatttGGACATTTGACAAGTTCTAATATAGAGCTGTGGTGATAAACCAGAAATGACAGACACTGACATTGCATTCCTCTTACGTTGGTGATTTTGCTACACAACGTTCCTGTAGCTTTGTTCTAAAACCATTATTTGGTCGACAGTAATGGCCCATGCATTATGTTGATTCCTGCTATGGAAGTGTCTGCCTGTCCCTGTTTTGCTGTCGGCTGCTGACTCAATCCCACTGCACACGGAGGAGGGAGTGATGCATTCTGAGAAGCACCGTTGCATAAAATACTATTGCGACAAATACATTTTCAAAGCAACTAATGttttagttacagaggagagtcACAACTTTCTGTGAGTGTATATAATGTGTTTCTCCACCACTTAATATTGGGTTCATGGCATTTCATGGCATCACTTTACAACTGGAGTAGGCTATGCAGTATGGGTTTTGAAGCGCCTACGGAGCCGAGTGGAGCGTGCCATTTTCACTTAATAGGCTTACATCTAGTGGCCTAGCACTGGACTGTTTTTGTAGGACGTTAGATTACATTTACTGGCTATCTATCAACAATATCATATTCAGAGTTAGCAATCTAGCTAAGTGTTTTGAGTTCCCACTTCCTCAAGTGgtaaataatatagcctaaatgcCAATATGCACAAATTCTCTTAAGAGCCCAAAATGAATCTGATCGTGTTTGGATAGGTTACACATCAAGATACAATCATGCATTTTTCCTATATATATTATCATAGGCTACCATCTTTCTTACTTGGCACTGGAAATAATTGTCTAGAGCCCTGCCACCATTTTCAAAAAAttacaaaataaatattttgtcgTATGTTGTTATTGAGCAAAATAGTTACTTTATCAGACTTTTTGTCCATATCAACCAGCTCTAGCACCTCCCcggaattttatttatttatctgacG
The sequence above is drawn from the Oncorhynchus gorbuscha isolate QuinsamMale2020 ecotype Even-year linkage group LG11, OgorEven_v1.0, whole genome shotgun sequence genome and encodes:
- the LOC124048656 gene encoding N-lysine methyltransferase KMT5A-A-like isoform X1, giving the protein MNGDMVLNSHSITLLGHSKSKSPVRDEMTIKLIQEGKYAGCCSIQNETQRQADAARRLNSEAACVLKLADVEESHSQWPCRTDENQHQSSQQLLHFSPVSCLRSPADVSSPPAPSNITHTLLANNTAAHLANQRRDIRRKAKGKKSALRIAVSRNSQNRKVTDYYPIRRSSRKSKAELKCEQKKHIDDLIINGIEEGMEVQHIEGKGRGVFATQCFDKGQYVVEYHGDLLQVTDAKMREAEYALNPATGCYMYYFQYLCKTYCGGGVFSTASPSSVDATKETGRMGRLINHSKNGNCQTKLHDINGMPHLILVASRDVDEGEELLYDYGDRSKASIAAHPWLKH
- the LOC124048656 gene encoding N-lysine methyltransferase KMT5A-A-like isoform X2 encodes the protein MNGDMVLNSHSITLLGHSKSKSPVRDEMTIKLIQEGKYAGCCSIQNETQRQADARRLNSEAACVLKLADVEESHSQWPCRTDENQHQSSQQLLHFSPVSCLRSPADVSSPPAPSNITHTLLANNTAAHLANQRRDIRRKAKGKKSALRIAVSRNSQNRKVTDYYPIRRSSRKSKAELKCEQKKHIDDLIINGIEEGMEVQHIEGKGRGVFATQCFDKGQYVVEYHGDLLQVTDAKMREAEYALNPATGCYMYYFQYLCKTYCGGGVFSTASPSSVDATKETGRMGRLINHSKNGNCQTKLHDINGMPHLILVASRDVDEGEELLYDYGDRSKASIAAHPWLKH
- the LOC124048656 gene encoding N-lysine methyltransferase KMT5A-A-like isoform X3; this encodes MNGDMVLNSHSITLLGHSKSKSPVRDEMTIKLIQEGKYAGCCSIQNETQRQADAARRLNSEAACVLKLADVEESHSQWPCRTDENQHQSSQQLLHFSPVSCLRSPADVSSPPAPSNITHTLLANNTAAHLANQRRDIRRKAKGKKSALRIAVSRNSQNRKVTDYYPIRRSSRKSKAELKCEQKKHIDDLIINGIEEGMEVQHIEGKGRGVFATQCFDKGQYVVEYHGDLLQVTDAKMREAEYALNPATGCYMYYFQYLCKTYCVDATKETGRMGRLINHSKNGNCQTKLHDINGMPHLILVASRDVDEGEELLYDYGDRSKASIAAHPWLKH